The Nerophis lumbriciformis linkage group LG05, RoL_Nlum_v2.1, whole genome shotgun sequence genome contains a region encoding:
- the emc4 gene encoding ER membrane protein complex subunit 4 isoform X1 → MASPGGQGGGVLSTRGAPSRRMKWALELSLGNTRCRGDRQGGQGDVIYPIGYSEKPVPDTSIQETDKNLVEKRCWDVALGPLKQIPMNLFIMYMSGNTISIFPIMMVCMMAWRPIQALMSMSATFKLLESSSQQWLQGLVYLVGNLLGSALAIYKCQSMGLLPTHSSDWLAFIEPPQRMEIMGGGMVL, encoded by the exons ATGGCGTCTCCGGGGGGACAAGGAGGAGGAGTTCTGTCCACAAGAGGAGCTCCATCCAGGAGGATGAAGTGGGCTCTGGAGCTGAGTTTAGGCAACACCAG GTGTCGTGGCGACCGTCAGGGAGGTCAAGGAGATGTCATTTATCCAATCGGATATTCCGAGAAGCCGGTCCCTGACACCAGCATCCAGGAGACGGACAAGAACCTGGTGGAGAAG CGGTGCTGGGACGTAGCCCTGGGACCCCTAAAACAGATCCCCATGAACCTGTTCATCATGTACATGTCGGGAAACACCATCTCCATCTTCCCCATCATGATGGTGTGCATGATGGCCTGGAGGCCAATACAGGCACTCATGTCCATGTCTGCAA CCTTCAAGCTGTTGGAGAGCTCCAGTCAGCAGTGGTTACAGGGTCTCGTCTACCTGGTTGGCAACCTGCTGGGCTCGGCGCTGGCCATCTACAAGTGTCAATCAATGGGGCTGCTGCCCACACACTCGTCTGATTGGCTGGCTTTCATTGAACCTCCTCAG AGGATGGAGATCATGGGCGGAGGTATGGTCCTGTGA
- the lpcat4 gene encoding lysophospholipid acyltransferase LPCAT4 → MEKLRRQSAACESHPFYHEVKMSSTQRIRGVLQGSVLFPLRLVLMSVFMLLMWPLALLRLVGLSAEERSRPITGWRRWLFHPPIWLLSRAVFFCMGFVWIKVKGRRADLKEAPVLVVAPHSSFLDMLVLCPTQLPTVVSRSENTSLPVIGALLEFNQSVMVSRSDPDSRRKAVAQITERITSNGYWPQMLMFPEGTTTNGSALIKFKPGAFLSGVPVQPVLLRYSNKVDTVRWSYTGTTWYEALWHTGSQLFTNITVEFLPVYTPSPEERSDPSLYADNVQKLMADVLRIPATDYVMDGGVPVCKVGGLSVPLVSPGHRTLTLLHRAGLGVCEVEAALDRILDRCQTVTQGSMVSAKELSSLLGLADQRTSVTILSFYSKEKMVDLRQIYLNVAALSGLVSIKSLLHTAFSLFGVNDKGSLSAEELAGLMGALLGLRQHHTADLYFAASNNGLLTPDDLLRALTSHPTYEVVASRHLQPGKATSRLLAHRKVVNNNRDMLNGNKSLKRE, encoded by the exons ATGGAGAAGCTGCGGCGTCAGTCTGCAGCCTGCGAGTCACATCCTTTCTACCACGAAGTGAAGATGAGCAGCACCCAAAGGATCAGG GGTGTCCTCCAAGGAAGCGTCCTCTTCCCACTTCGGCTCGTCCTGATGAGCGTCTTCATGCTCCTCATGTGGCCCCTGGCCCTCCTTCGCTTGGTCGGCCTGTCGGCGGAGGAGCGCTCCCGTCCCATCACGGGCTGGCGCCGATGGCTGTTCCACCCGCCCATATGGTTGCTGAGCCGGGCCGTCTTTTTCTGCATGGGCTTTGTGTGGATCAAGGTGAAAGGTCGGCGGGCCGACCTCAAGGAGGCGCCGGTGTTGGTGGTGGCGCCTCATAGTAGCTTTCTGGACATGCTGGTTCTGTGTCCCACCCAACTCCCCACGGTGGTGTCCCGCTCCGAAAACACCAGCTTGCCGGTCATTGGCG CACTCCTGGAGTTCAACCAGTCGGTCATGGTGAGCCGAAGTGATCCGGACTCCAGACGAAAAGCCGTGGCCCAGATCACAGAGAGGATAACCTCCAACGGCTACTGGCCCCAG ATGCTGATGTTCCCTGAAGGCACCACGACCAACGGCAGCGCTCTCATCAAGTTCAAACCCG GTGCCTTTCTCTCAGGAGTCCCGGTCCAGCCAGTTCTATTGCGATACTCCAACAAAGTG GACACTGTTCGCTGGTCCTACACGGGGACAACATG GTATGAGGCGCTGTGGCACACCGGCTCACAGCTCTTCACCAACATCACCGTGGAG TTCTTGCCCGTCTACACACCCTCGCCGGAGGAGAGGTCTGACCCCAGCTTGTACGCCGACAACGTGCAGAAGCTCATGGCCGA TGTCCTCAGGATCCCGGCTACAGACTACGTGATGGACGGAGGCGTGCCCGTCTGCAAAGTGGGCGGTCTCTCAGTACCGCTGGTGTCGCCCGGCCATCGAACGCTGACTCTGCTGCACAGGGCTGG CTTGGGAGTATGTGAGGTGGAAGCGGCACTGGACAGAATACTTGACCGGTGTCAGACCGTCACCCAGGGGTCAATGGTGAGTGCCAAAGAGCTGTCCTCGCTTCTTGGACTGGCGGACCAGCGGACATCGGTTACCATCCTCAGCTTTTACTCCAAG GAAAAAATGGTGGACCTGAGGCAAATCTATTTGAATGTGGCAGCCCTCTCTGGCCTGGTTAGCATCAAGTCTCTCCTTCACACAGCCTTCAGT TTGTTTGGCGTAAATGACAAAGGAAGTCTGAGTGCTGAGGAGCTTGCTGGCCTGATGGGGGCGCTGCTGGGCTTACGTCAGCATCACACTGCTGACCTTTACTTCGCGGCTTCCAACAACGGCCTGTTGACTCCTG ATGACCTTCTGCGGGCGTTGACAAGCCACCCGACCTATGAGGTAGTggcgagcaggcacctgcaaccTGGCAAGGCAACAAGTCGGCTGCTGGCCCACAGGAAGGTTGTGAACAACAACAGAGACATGCTCAATGGTAACAAATCTCTCAAAAGGgaatga
- the emc4 gene encoding ER membrane protein complex subunit 4 isoform X2, giving the protein MNLFIMYMSGNTISIFPIMMVCMMAWRPIQALMSMSATFKLLESSSQQWLQGLVYLVGNLLGSALAIYKCQSMGLLPTHSSDWLAFIEPPQRMEIMGGGMVL; this is encoded by the exons ATGAACCTGTTCATCATGTACATGTCGGGAAACACCATCTCCATCTTCCCCATCATGATGGTGTGCATGATGGCCTGGAGGCCAATACAGGCACTCATGTCCATGTCTGCAA CCTTCAAGCTGTTGGAGAGCTCCAGTCAGCAGTGGTTACAGGGTCTCGTCTACCTGGTTGGCAACCTGCTGGGCTCGGCGCTGGCCATCTACAAGTGTCAATCAATGGGGCTGCTGCCCACACACTCGTCTGATTGGCTGGCTTTCATTGAACCTCCTCAG AGGATGGAGATCATGGGCGGAGGTATGGTCCTGTGA